In the Candidatus Saccharimonas aalborgensis genome, one interval contains:
- the xerA gene encoding site-specific tyrosine recombinase/integron integrase encodes MYMSELIIDFIEHMEVERGRSAKTAENYRRYLERFIEFAGDILVADISSELMRKYRLWLNRYTSDISGEDLALITQSYHLIALRGFLSYLSKRNIASLSPDKIELPKVHRKQVTFLHFEELQRLIESIPSTGKEQHLRDRAIIELLFSSGLRISELTALDRDHINTKRREFMVRGKGQKDRPVFVSREAAAHVEAYLSTRTDSLPPLFLNYSRNCGADRSGMYRRLTPRSIERLVSKYAKLAGITKHVSPHTMRHSFATDLLMNGADIRSVQSMLGHSNISTTQVYTHVTDTHLKQVYDQYHSENSTTE; translated from the coding sequence ATGTACATGTCTGAGCTCATCATTGATTTTATTGAACACATGGAAGTAGAACGTGGTCGCTCAGCAAAAACTGCCGAAAACTACCGCCGTTATCTCGAACGCTTTATTGAATTTGCCGGAGATATATTAGTGGCAGATATCTCATCGGAGCTGATGAGAAAATATCGGTTATGGCTTAATCGCTATACTTCAGATATTTCTGGAGAGGACCTCGCACTCATCACACAGAGTTATCATTTGATTGCGCTCCGAGGATTTCTATCCTACCTTTCTAAAAGGAACATTGCCTCGCTGAGCCCTGATAAAATTGAACTCCCAAAGGTACACCGCAAGCAAGTCACATTTCTCCATTTCGAGGAGCTTCAACGCCTCATCGAATCTATCCCATCAACCGGCAAAGAGCAGCACCTGCGCGACCGTGCGATAATCGAACTACTCTTTTCAAGTGGGCTACGAATATCCGAACTCACCGCTCTTGACAGGGACCATATCAATACCAAACGCAGAGAATTTATGGTGCGCGGTAAAGGCCAAAAAGATAGACCAGTCTTTGTGAGTCGAGAGGCAGCTGCGCATGTTGAGGCCTATTTGTCTACACGAACCGACTCACTGCCTCCCCTATTTTTAAACTATAGTCGTAACTGCGGCGCCGATCGATCTGGAATGTACAGACGACTGACTCCTCGAAGTATTGAGCGCCTCGTCAGTAAATACGCAAAACTTGCCGGTATCACAAAACACGTCAGCCCTCACACTATGCGTCATAGTTTCGCAACAGACCTGCTGATGAACGGGGCAGATATCCGTAGTGTACAATCCATGCTAGGCCACAGCAACATTAGTACTACCCAGGTGTATACCCATGTGACAGATACCCACCTCAAGCAGGTATACGATCAATACCATAGCGAGAACTCTACTACGGAATGA
- a CDS encoding undecaprenyl-diphosphate phosphatase, which produces MDILQTVVMGLVQGATEFIPVSSSGHLVIAQHFMKIAPDHLFLEYINIGTLLALITYYRREWRQLVKDIFEQKKYSLAVNIVLTSLPAGLIGFFLADFIDGSSFFVSVYVVLVTLPTIGVVMIILERLPRARSVMRMEELSWHSALTIGFAQVLALIPGVSRSGSTIIAGRLVGLTSSEAARYSFMASLPIMLAVSVKLFLKSSDRLYFIDHMPAIVISNVVAFVAGVSAISFLMRYLSGHSLALFGWYRIILSIAVLSMLLIL; this is translated from the coding sequence ATGGATATATTGCAGACGGTGGTAATGGGGTTGGTGCAGGGTGCAACTGAGTTTATCCCAGTAAGTAGCTCTGGCCATCTTGTCATTGCGCAGCACTTCATGAAAATTGCTCCCGATCATCTGTTCCTCGAGTATATTAATATAGGTACCTTGCTCGCACTTATCACCTACTATAGGAGAGAGTGGAGACAGTTAGTAAAGGATATATTTGAACAAAAAAAGTATTCACTAGCAGTCAACATAGTGCTCACATCTTTGCCTGCAGGACTTATAGGATTTTTTTTGGCGGATTTTATAGATGGTTCATCCTTTTTCGTAAGCGTATATGTTGTGCTTGTCACACTGCCAACAATCGGTGTTGTCATGATTATCCTAGAGAGATTGCCCCGCGCTCGCTCGGTAATGCGTATGGAGGAGCTATCCTGGCATAGCGCGCTGACCATTGGTTTTGCTCAAGTGCTAGCGCTTATACCCGGAGTATCGCGTTCAGGATCAACTATTATCGCGGGTCGCCTTGTAGGGTTGACGAGTTCAGAAGCAGCGAGGTATAGTTTCATGGCTTCATTGCCCATAATGCTTGCAGTGAGCGTAAAACTCTTTCTAAAATCATCCGATAGACTCTATTTTATTGATCATATGCCAGCCATTGTGATTAGCAACGTTGTTGCCTTTGTAGCAGGGGTTTCAGCGATCAGTTTTTTGATGCGGTATTTGTCCGGCCATAGCTTAGCCCTTTTTGGGTGGTATCGTATTATCCTTTCGATTGCCGTTCTTAGCATGCTTTTGATACTATAA
- a CDS encoding nucleoside-diphosphate kinase: MERTLVVMKPDAVQRGIVGEIISRFEKVGLKIIGSKMFIPSRELMDTHYPGDRMEFVEGLGKRTLESYKEMGLDPVTQFGHDDPIKIGAEVRRWLTEFMRSGPVFAFVLEGPHAIEVVRKIVGATLPQKALPGTIRGDYSFDSSYLANSNARPVKNLIHASGNIDEATFEVGLWFDDDELFDYDTIHQAHMK, from the coding sequence ATGGAGCGTACACTTGTTGTGATGAAACCAGATGCTGTACAGCGCGGCATAGTTGGTGAAATTATAAGCCGATTTGAAAAAGTTGGTTTGAAGATTATAGGTTCAAAAATGTTTATCCCAAGCCGGGAACTCATGGATACTCATTATCCGGGCGATCGTATGGAGTTTGTTGAAGGATTAGGCAAGAGGACACTAGAGAGCTACAAAGAGATGGGCCTTGACCCGGTTACACAATTTGGACATGATGATCCTATAAAGATTGGTGCCGAAGTACGTCGCTGGCTTACGGAGTTTATGCGTTCTGGCCCTGTTTTTGCTTTTGTACTTGAAGGTCCTCATGCTATCGAAGTTGTCCGAAAGATTGTGGGTGCAACGCTCCCACAAAAAGCATTGCCAGGCACGATTAGGGGTGACTACTCGTTTGATTCCTCCTATTTGGCAAACAGCAATGCGCGACCAGTGAAGAACCTTATCCATGCATCAGGGAATATCGATGAAGCAACCTTTGAGGTCGGTCTGTGGTTTGATGATGATGAATTATTTGATTATGATACGATTCATCAAGCGCACATGAAGTAA
- a CDS encoding PH domain-containing protein, producing the protein MKQVQTSEVAFEGQREGEKLLFVFRRHIIAMRKGFYGLLIPFALTSIPPLIWSANLELFILPLVGLGIGLIIFFYHFIMWYFTVYIVSNERIRQVTQRGLFGKDVVELRLSKIQNISYNVPGFTGEIFKFGTIVIQTFVGDLVIHNVEHPGKIYNKLQDAVNHAIEVVPQGEHEETDT; encoded by the coding sequence ATGAAGCAAGTACAAACGTCAGAAGTTGCATTTGAAGGCCAACGTGAGGGTGAAAAGCTGCTCTTTGTTTTTCGTCGTCATATCATCGCTATGAGGAAGGGATTTTATGGGCTTCTGATACCGTTTGCCTTAACGTCGATTCCTCCGCTTATTTGGTCCGCAAACCTTGAGTTATTTATCTTGCCGCTCGTCGGGCTAGGGATCGGATTGATCATCTTTTTTTACCACTTTATTATGTGGTATTTTACTGTTTATATTGTTTCTAATGAGCGTATACGGCAGGTGACACAACGCGGCCTGTTTGGAAAGGATGTCGTAGAGCTGCGTCTATCAAAAATTCAAAACATTAGCTATAATGTACCTGGATTCACGGGCGAAATATTTAAATTTGGCACCATCGTCATTCAAACCTTTGTTGGCGATCTCGTTATCCATAATGTTGAGCACCCGGGAAAAATATATAATAAGCTGCAAGATGCTGTAAATCATGCAATCGAGGTAGTTCCTCAAGGAGAACATGAAGAAACTGACACTTAA
- a CDS encoding SurA N-terminal domain-containing protein: protein MKKLTLKSVLKGRKKSEESPSRITNETVAEHREKILAGGRRFKYPIQYARHKLVINALMIVVASVVVLALLGWWQLYFVQNSSTFLYRVTRIIPVPVASVDGESVPFGDYLVKYRGSEYYMSKYSEEKLDSADGKKQLDHFKRVALNSAIADAYAQKLARINNVTINDKDVDAVIDLQRNTANGRITEETFYASSRMLYDWSPDDYRSQLSRSILRSRVAFAIDKTAVERETKAATLLGENNNDFRLVASLMGGEGNAKVQAGVSGPVDITGTFGGLQVSEVAKVPKGTVSSVLLTSTDGGYYYVRVLDKNEKQINFEYLHIPLAEFANQLARLKADGKIHEYIAVPKE from the coding sequence ATGAAGAAACTGACACTTAAGTCGGTGCTAAAAGGCCGAAAGAAATCAGAAGAGTCGCCATCTCGTATTACCAACGAGACAGTAGCAGAACACCGCGAAAAGATTCTTGCGGGGGGTAGGAGGTTTAAATATCCTATACAATATGCTCGGCACAAACTTGTCATCAATGCACTGATGATAGTAGTTGCATCAGTGGTTGTTCTTGCGTTGTTGGGGTGGTGGCAACTCTATTTCGTGCAAAACTCGAGCACATTTCTGTATAGAGTAACGCGTATCATACCGGTACCGGTTGCTTCTGTCGATGGCGAGTCGGTGCCTTTTGGTGATTATTTAGTAAAATATCGTGGTTCTGAGTACTACATGAGTAAGTATAGTGAGGAGAAGCTTGATAGTGCCGATGGTAAGAAACAGCTCGATCATTTTAAGCGCGTGGCACTCAACTCTGCGATTGCTGATGCGTATGCTCAGAAATTAGCGCGCATCAATAACGTCACTATAAATGATAAAGACGTTGATGCAGTTATCGATTTGCAGCGTAACACCGCCAATGGTCGCATTACAGAGGAAACGTTTTATGCCTCCTCAAGAATGCTCTATGATTGGTCACCTGACGATTATCGTTCACAACTCAGCCGCAGTATTTTACGATCGAGGGTGGCATTTGCGATCGACAAGACTGCGGTAGAGCGTGAGACAAAAGCGGCAACACTCCTCGGTGAAAATAATAATGATTTTCGTCTGGTAGCTAGCCTTATGGGCGGTGAGGGAAATGCAAAGGTGCAGGCTGGAGTATCGGGGCCAGTTGATATTACGGGAACATTCGGTGGGCTACAGGTTTCTGAGGTTGCTAAGGTGCCAAAGGGGACAGTTTCGAGTGTTCTGCTTACAAGCACTGATGGTGGCTACTATTACGTTCGAGTGCTCGATAAAAATGAAAAACAAATTAACTTTGAATATCTTCATATCCCACTGGCCGAGTTTGCTAATCAATTAGCACGTCTCAAAGCGGATGGCAAGATTCACGAGTATATAGCTGTTCCAAAAGAATAA
- a CDS encoding superoxide dismutase has translation MHILPDLPYDYAALEPVISEEIMRLHHLKHHQTYVDKLNAALEQATEFKDTPLVELLSDIEKLPSSIKTAIRNHGGGHYNHSLFWKCMRPGDGGQPGGELAEAITAKWGSYHAFVQEFSSAATGLFGSGWVWLTRDLEIIPLPNQDTPMMLGKGEPILGLDVWEHAYYLDYKNKRDEYINSWWKLVNWEFVEERYRR, from the coding sequence ATGCACATTTTACCGGATTTGCCGTATGATTACGCGGCGCTCGAACCTGTAATAAGCGAGGAGATCATGCGTTTGCACCATCTCAAACATCATCAGACATACGTCGATAAGCTAAATGCGGCGCTTGAACAAGCAACGGAGTTTAAGGATACTCCATTGGTTGAACTTTTGTCAGATATAGAGAAATTACCTTCGTCAATAAAAACCGCTATTCGAAACCATGGTGGTGGTCACTATAACCATAGTCTTTTCTGGAAGTGTATGCGGCCTGGAGATGGGGGCCAACCTGGGGGCGAATTGGCAGAAGCGATTACAGCAAAGTGGGGGAGTTATCACGCGTTTGTCCAAGAGTTTTCTAGTGCAGCAACTGGATTATTCGGTAGCGGATGGGTGTGGTTGACACGCGATCTTGAGATAATCCCATTGCCAAATCAAGACACTCCCATGATGCTAGGTAAGGGTGAACCGATCCTGGGACTCGATGTGTGGGAGCACGCCTACTATCTCGATTATAAGAATAAACGCGACGAATACATTAACAGTTGGTGGAAGTTAGTAAACTGGGAGTTTGTTGAGGAACGTTACAGGAGATAA
- a CDS encoding NUDIX domain-containing protein: METKVLIVAVVENDGSILMRKKPDGSPPYKETWYIFGATATPDTSVDEAVKREVKAKSGVDVVLKNKLSWDTEIKNDLDGVRKFFIYLDVLCEYVGGDLVAGADVEKLEWVDKSELAHYDIVPPSRVLFEKLGYIRNV, encoded by the coding sequence ATGGAAACAAAGGTGCTAATTGTCGCAGTCGTGGAAAATGATGGTAGTATTCTGATGCGCAAAAAACCAGACGGTTCGCCACCATACAAAGAAACCTGGTACATATTCGGTGCTACGGCGACGCCCGATACATCGGTTGATGAAGCGGTGAAGCGTGAGGTAAAAGCAAAGTCAGGCGTCGATGTAGTATTAAAGAATAAGCTCTCGTGGGACACGGAGATCAAAAATGATCTTGACGGTGTAAGAAAGTTCTTTATCTACCTCGATGTGCTTTGCGAATACGTCGGTGGTGATCTAGTGGCTGGAGCGGACGTTGAGAAGCTCGAGTGGGTGGATAAAAGTGAACTTGCTCATTATGATATTGTCCCGCCATCACGCGTGTTGTTTGAGAAATTAGGCTACATACGTAACGTTTAG